One genomic window of Coffea eugenioides isolate CCC68of chromosome 1, Ceug_1.0, whole genome shotgun sequence includes the following:
- the LOC113780632 gene encoding uncharacterized protein LOC113780632 has protein sequence MAKPLAHSSLHSFPSSSSSTSSSFLCPITVCSSFPTQLLTNSEISILSSVSSCSSKLQFIPHHSTATTTTLKHPILLFTALDTPPVDTQSFLATVSVLAAIVLSLFLGLKGDPVPCDRCAGNGGTKCVFCNDGKMKMETGLVDCRVCKGAGLILCKKCGGSGYARRL, from the exons ATGGCCAAACCACTGGCTCACTCCTCACTCCACTCTTTTCCctcatcatcttcttcaaccTCATCATCTTTTTTATGTCCCATAACGGTATGCTCTTCTTTTCCCACTCAATTGCTGACAAACTCAGAAATCTCAATTCTTTCCTCAGTTTCCTCTTGTTCTTCCAAGCTCCAGTTCATTCCACACCACTCCACTGCTACAACTACAACACTAAAGCATCCAATTTTGCTCTTCACTGCCCTTGATACGCCCCCTGTTGATACCCAATCCTTTCTTGCCACTGTTAGTGTCTTGGCTGCCATTGTTCTCTCCCTATTTCTTGGCCTCAAG GGGGATCCTGTTCCTTGTGACAGGTGTGCTGGAAATG GTGGTACCAAATGTGTCTTCTGCAATGATGGTAAGATGAAAATGGAAACAGGGCTGGTTGATTGCAGGGTCTGCAAGGGTGCAG GTTTGATACTGTGTAAGAAGTGCGGAGGCTCTGGATATGCAAGACGTTTGTAA